A single window of Flagellimonas maritima DNA harbors:
- the yajC gene encoding preprotein translocase subunit YajC yields the protein MENIGQFLPLILIFVVAYFFMIRPQIKRQKDEKKFTSELKKGDRIITKSGLHGKIVELNDKDFSCVIETMAGRLKFDRSAISLEMSRKLKAPEKK from the coding sequence ATGGAAAATATTGGACAGTTTTTACCGCTGATATTGATTTTTGTTGTGGCATATTTTTTTATGATTCGTCCACAGATCAAACGTCAGAAGGATGAGAAAAAATTTACTTCGGAGTTAAAAAAAGGTGATCGTATAATTACCAAAAGTGGACTTCATGGCAAAATTGTTGAATTAAACGATAAAGATTTTTCGTGCGTTATTGAAACTATGGCAGGGCGCTTAAAATTTGATCGTTCCGCAATTTCATTGGAAATGAGCAGAAAGTTAAAAGCTCCGGAAAAAAAATAA
- a CDS encoding M14 family zinc carboxypeptidase, protein MKLFNFLFFVMLGFFLTAQDVTLDYYLPSNVTYDTNIPKPADVIGHEVGEWHVTHDKLMFYMQQLAAASNRVIIENRGETFEGRPILLLTITTPKNHQNIENIRQDHIALSERNDGLDTSKMPIVVYQGFSIHGNEPSGSNAALAYAYYLAAAQGPEIDAMLENMVILLDPSFNPDGLQRFAYWANVNRSKNLNADNNEREYHEVWPGGRTNHYWFDMNRDWLPVQLPESRARIETFHKWLPNILTDHHEMGTNSTFFFQPGEPSRVNPLTPKINQELTKEIGTYHAKALDKIGSLYYSEENYDDYYYGKGSTFPDVNGSIGILFEQGSSRGHIQESENGILTFPFTIRNQFTTALSTIEAAKNMRSKILDYQQKFYSDMRGEASGSKIKGIIFGDSKDAAKTWHLAEILNRHKIKFHELASDATIDGKKFKKGFSYIVPMNQKNPRLINTMFEKRTTFKDSLFYDVSAWTFPLSFNVDYANLTSLSNAGPEITDFKPIMGKVDRQSSYAYLFEWHEYYTPKALNKILGKGLRAKTAKSPFSLGDKQYDYGTIMIPVQNQVLKPKELFEFLNKVAEDSKIKIDGVSTGLTEGIDLGSNDFDPIKNQKVAILVGDGIRSYDAGEIWHLFDTRYDMKITKIDTRYFNTVNLDQYTDIIIPSGWRETVLDKKGVEKIKLWVKNGGTVIGYRNMANWFNKHELLSVEMMEDTLVAKNIPFDKKRNFTGAQVTGGAIFEAKLDRSHPINFGYKNDKLALFRNTNIYLKPEENSYDNPIQYTADPLLSGYISEENKELIKNSVPFKAKRMGKGRVILFTDNTNFRAFWYGTNKLLMNAIFFGQIM, encoded by the coding sequence ATGAAATTATTCAACTTTTTGTTTTTTGTTATGCTAGGTTTCTTCCTAACTGCACAAGATGTTACCCTAGACTATTATTTACCGAGTAATGTTACATATGATACCAACATTCCAAAACCAGCGGATGTAATTGGTCATGAAGTTGGGGAATGGCATGTTACGCACGACAAACTTATGTTTTACATGCAGCAACTTGCCGCAGCGAGCAATAGGGTAATCATAGAAAACCGAGGGGAAACCTTCGAAGGTCGGCCTATACTTTTACTGACGATTACCACTCCTAAAAACCATCAGAATATTGAAAACATTAGGCAAGACCATATTGCGCTATCAGAAAGAAATGATGGTTTGGATACATCAAAAATGCCCATAGTCGTCTATCAGGGGTTTTCAATTCATGGAAATGAACCCAGTGGCTCCAATGCCGCTTTAGCCTATGCCTACTATCTCGCTGCCGCCCAAGGTCCTGAAATTGATGCTATGCTTGAGAATATGGTGATTCTTTTGGACCCGAGTTTTAATCCGGATGGATTACAGCGTTTTGCCTATTGGGCCAACGTAAACCGAAGCAAAAACCTAAACGCCGATAATAATGAACGGGAATACCATGAGGTCTGGCCTGGTGGACGTACAAACCATTATTGGTTTGATATGAACAGGGATTGGCTACCCGTACAATTACCTGAAAGCCGAGCAAGGATCGAAACTTTTCATAAATGGTTGCCCAATATCCTTACCGACCACCATGAAATGGGAACGAATTCAACTTTTTTCTTTCAGCCAGGGGAACCTTCAAGGGTAAATCCCCTTACCCCCAAGATCAATCAAGAATTGACTAAGGAAATAGGAACCTATCACGCAAAGGCATTGGATAAAATTGGTTCCCTTTACTATTCAGAAGAAAATTATGACGACTATTATTACGGAAAGGGTTCCACTTTTCCAGATGTGAACGGAAGCATCGGTATTCTTTTTGAACAGGGCAGCTCAAGAGGTCATATCCAAGAAAGTGAGAATGGCATCCTAACATTTCCATTTACAATTCGAAATCAATTTACCACTGCACTGTCCACTATAGAAGCAGCAAAAAATATGCGGTCTAAAATTTTGGACTATCAGCAAAAATTTTATAGCGATATGCGCGGTGAAGCTTCTGGAAGCAAAATCAAAGGAATAATTTTTGGAGATAGCAAAGATGCGGCCAAGACATGGCATTTGGCTGAAATTCTGAACAGGCATAAAATAAAGTTTCATGAGTTGGCTTCTGATGCTACCATCGATGGCAAAAAATTCAAAAAGGGATTTAGCTATATAGTTCCAATGAACCAGAAAAATCCAAGACTGATCAATACCATGTTCGAGAAAAGAACTACGTTTAAGGACAGTCTTTTTTATGATGTTTCGGCTTGGACTTTCCCATTATCCTTCAATGTGGATTATGCGAATTTGACCTCACTATCAAACGCAGGTCCCGAAATAACTGATTTTAAGCCGATTATGGGTAAAGTAGACAGGCAAAGTAGTTATGCTTATTTATTTGAATGGCATGAATACTATACTCCAAAGGCATTGAACAAAATTCTGGGGAAAGGACTGCGTGCAAAGACTGCGAAATCTCCTTTTTCTTTGGGAGACAAGCAATATGATTATGGTACAATAATGATTCCTGTACAAAATCAGGTATTGAAACCAAAGGAACTTTTTGAATTTTTGAACAAAGTAGCGGAAGATAGCAAGATAAAAATCGATGGAGTTTCTACGGGACTGACAGAGGGCATTGATCTAGGGAGCAATGACTTTGACCCTATAAAAAATCAGAAAGTGGCAATTTTGGTCGGTGATGGCATACGTTCGTACGATGCAGGTGAAATCTGGCACTTGTTCGACACTCGTTATGATATGAAAATCACAAAAATAGATACCCGCTATTTTAATACGGTCAATCTTGACCAATACACGGACATAATTATCCCAAGCGGATGGAGGGAAACAGTTCTGGACAAAAAAGGTGTCGAAAAAATTAAGCTGTGGGTCAAAAACGGCGGAACAGTAATCGGCTATAGAAATATGGCCAATTGGTTCAATAAACATGAATTACTATCAGTAGAAATGATGGAGGATACCTTGGTGGCCAAAAATATACCTTTTGATAAAAAGAGAAACTTTACGGGTGCCCAAGTTACAGGTGGAGCTATTTTTGAAGCAAAACTAGATCGTTCGCACCCAATTAATTTTGGTTACAAGAATGATAAACTGGCTTTGTTCAGAAACACGAATATTTATCTAAAACCAGAAGAAAACAGTTATGACAATCCTATCCAGTATACTGCCGACCCCCTTTTAAGTGGATATATCTCGGAGGAGAACAAGGAACTCATTAAAAATAGTGTGCCTTTCAAAGCGAAAAGAATGGGCAAGGGAAGAGTAATACTGTTCACGGACAATACTAACTTTAGGGCTTTTTGGTATGGAACCAATAAATTATTGATGAACGCTATTTTCTTTGGACAGATAATGTAA
- a CDS encoding GNAT family N-acetyltransferase, producing the protein MNIVLELVSSTTINEYISVGTTSYNEHYLHLWIHGDSSPYIETSFTSLIVKNELDDENVVNFLVKLGGTSVGIVKLIRDCPLDEFSKDEALLIQKIYLLKIHSGKGIGQNVLQKIEEYAKTMGKLIVWLDTMQKGKPLDFYIKNGFQIKKKSELELLGVKMSEKAMWILTKQL; encoded by the coding sequence ATGAACATTGTTTTGGAACTTGTTTCTTCCACTACCATTAATGAATATATTTCTGTTGGCACTACATCTTATAATGAGCATTATCTACATCTATGGATACATGGAGATTCCTCTCCGTATATTGAAACGAGTTTTACTTCGCTGATAGTAAAAAACGAACTAGATGATGAAAATGTGGTTAATTTTTTGGTCAAGTTGGGTGGAACATCTGTTGGAATCGTCAAACTTATCCGAGATTGTCCTTTAGATGAATTTTCAAAGGATGAAGCACTACTGATACAAAAAATCTATCTATTGAAAATACACTCGGGGAAGGGCATAGGACAAAATGTATTGCAAAAAATAGAAGAATATGCTAAAACCATGGGAAAGCTCATAGTTTGGCTAGATACTATGCAGAAAGGAAAACCTTTAGATTTTTATATTAAAAATGGTTTTCAGATTAAGAAAAAAAGTGAGTTAGAGTTGCTGGGCGTCAAAATGTCTGAAAAAGCAATGTGGATTTTGACCAAGCAATTGTAA
- a CDS encoding PUR family DNA/RNA-binding protein, whose translation MGDKDIMDQEEIHSKVLRAGRRTYFFDVRSTKAGDYYLTITESKKFTHDDGSFHYKKHKIYLYKEDFTAFKEIMEEMMDYIIDEKGQEVISERHQKDFKKEEDISKTDENGTTTENFTDVDFDDI comes from the coding sequence ATGGGTGACAAAGATATCATGGACCAAGAAGAAATTCACTCCAAAGTCTTAAGGGCAGGGAGAAGAACCTACTTTTTTGATGTAAGGAGTACCAAGGCAGGTGATTATTATTTAACTATTACCGAAAGTAAAAAGTTTACGCACGACGATGGCTCTTTCCACTATAAAAAACATAAAATTTATCTTTACAAGGAAGATTTTACAGCTTTTAAAGAAATAATGGAGGAAATGATGGACTACATTATTGACGAAAAAGGACAAGAAGTAATCTCTGAACGCCATCAAAAAGACTTTAAAAAAGAGGAAGATATTAGTAAAACTGATGAGAACGGAACTACGACAGAAAATTTTACCGATGTTGACTTTGATGATATTTAA
- a CDS encoding ABC transporter ATP-binding protein — MKELKHLNKYFKKYWLKLLLGIFITIVARVFSLIMPSYVNKSIQAIEDFISNTISVSEAKGLLFEYILIIIGAALLSGLFTFLMRQTIINVSRYIEYDLKNEVFDHYQFLNLNFYKKNRIGDLMNRISEDINQVRMYGGPAIMYGIQTITLFVCLIPLMFIKAPTLAAYTLLPLPILSVLIYQISKIIHKRSTKVQEYLSTLSTFTQESFSGVAVIKAYSLEPKINTELSDLALEGKNTSMDLAKVNAWFFPLMILLIGISNIFVIYVGGKQYINGEIATIGIIAEFILYVNMLTWPVAIVGWLTSIIQRAEASQKRINEFLNVQPTIKNEIEEATPVTGNITFKDVTFTYEDTEITALKNTSFNIKAGETVVFLGKTGSGKSTVLDLVARLYDVSSGEILIDGVPIKELNLNSLRSAIGAVPQDAFLFSDTIANNIRFGDENASIEEIVSAAKKAVVHENIEGFAKKYDTVLGERGITLSGGQKQRVSIARALLKNPKIYLFDDCLSAVDTETEEEILNNLKQLSQNRTTLIVSHRVSSAKNADKIIVLENGSIIQEGTHEELNNVDGYYKELYIDQLSEKE, encoded by the coding sequence ATGAAGGAACTAAAGCATTTAAATAAATATTTTAAAAAATACTGGTTAAAATTGCTCTTGGGCATTTTTATCACCATTGTGGCACGTGTTTTTTCCCTAATCATGCCTTCTTATGTGAATAAATCCATCCAAGCGATTGAGGATTTCATATCCAATACCATTTCTGTATCCGAGGCCAAAGGACTTTTGTTCGAATATATTTTAATTATCATTGGAGCTGCCCTATTATCGGGTCTCTTTACTTTTTTAATGCGGCAGACGATTATCAATGTTTCACGCTACATTGAATATGATTTAAAAAATGAGGTTTTTGATCATTATCAATTTTTGAATCTAAACTTTTATAAAAAGAACCGTATAGGTGATTTGATGAATCGTATCAGTGAGGATATCAATCAGGTTCGTATGTACGGTGGACCTGCAATCATGTATGGAATCCAAACAATCACACTTTTTGTATGCCTGATTCCATTGATGTTCATTAAAGCTCCTACTTTGGCAGCTTATACATTGCTTCCTTTACCTATTTTATCAGTTTTAATATATCAAATCAGTAAAATAATACATAAACGAAGTACTAAAGTTCAGGAATACCTGTCTACCCTTTCAACGTTTACGCAAGAATCTTTTTCTGGTGTTGCGGTTATAAAGGCCTATAGCCTTGAGCCAAAAATAAATACCGAACTCAGTGATTTGGCATTGGAAGGGAAAAATACAAGCATGGATTTGGCCAAAGTTAATGCCTGGTTTTTTCCCTTAATGATTCTCCTTATAGGGATAAGCAACATATTCGTAATCTATGTTGGCGGAAAGCAGTACATAAATGGCGAAATAGCTACAATCGGCATTATTGCAGAATTCATTTTGTATGTGAATATGCTTACATGGCCCGTTGCTATAGTTGGATGGCTTACCTCGATAATCCAAAGGGCTGAAGCTTCACAAAAAAGAATAAATGAATTTTTAAATGTCCAACCGACTATTAAAAATGAAATTGAAGAGGCTACCCCAGTAACCGGAAACATTACATTCAAGGACGTAACGTTCACCTATGAAGATACAGAAATTACCGCATTAAAAAATACATCATTCAACATTAAAGCAGGCGAAACAGTGGTTTTTCTAGGGAAAACAGGTTCTGGAAAATCGACTGTTCTTGATCTTGTAGCGAGATTGTACGATGTTTCATCAGGAGAAATCTTGATTGATGGTGTTCCTATCAAAGAATTGAACCTGAATAGTTTAAGAAGTGCCATTGGCGCAGTTCCGCAAGACGCTTTCCTTTTTTCCGATACCATAGCAAACAACATACGCTTTGGTGATGAGAATGCATCTATTGAAGAAATTGTTTCGGCTGCTAAAAAAGCTGTGGTCCATGAGAACATAGAAGGTTTTGCAAAAAAATATGATACTGTTCTTGGAGAAAGGGGTATCACATTGAGTGGTGGACAAAAACAAAGGGTCTCTATTGCAAGGGCTCTTTTGAAAAATCCTAAAATTTATCTTTTTGATGATTGTCTTTCCGCTGTCGATACTGAAACAGAAGAAGAAATATTGAACAATCTAAAACAACTATCCCAGAACAGGACCACGTTGATCGTGAGCCATAGAGTATCTTCTGCAAAAAATGCGGATAAGATAATAGTTCTTGAAAATGGTTCCATAATACAAGAGGGAACCCATGAGGAGTTAAATAACGTGGACGGCTACTATAAAGAACTTTACATAGATCAACTCTCTGAGAAAGAATAG
- the nusB gene encoding transcription antitermination factor NusB encodes MLTRRHIRVKVMQCIYALIQSKDDSLEKQEKFLKVSIANMYVLYLLVLSLLAEIQRLAEKHVGHASKKYLATEADSYPNQRRFVENKLLLQISNNKSLAKELSRRKLNNWYLNEEYVKIIHKEIITSDIYKSYMMNEKSSYENDKNVVIQLYKEIIAPNEKIYEYFEDDKLTWVDDIPIVNTYLVKRLRKANASSNESFFLPDLLKDQQDMDYAIQLLTKTLLNDAKWEEEIEGKTPNWDNDRIAEIDSIILKMAICELLNFSSIPEKVTLNEYLEIAKEYSTPKSSIFINGVLDKLAKEYKSNGKMQKMGRGLQ; translated from the coding sequence ATGCTTACCAGAAGGCATATCAGAGTAAAAGTGATGCAATGTATCTATGCATTGATCCAGTCCAAGGACGATTCCTTGGAAAAACAAGAAAAATTCCTAAAAGTTAGTATAGCTAATATGTATGTGCTTTACTTACTGGTTTTGAGTCTTTTGGCTGAAATACAACGTTTGGCGGAAAAACATGTGGGGCATGCTTCAAAAAAATATCTTGCCACAGAAGCGGACAGTTATCCAAATCAAAGAAGGTTTGTAGAGAACAAGCTGTTGCTTCAAATTTCGAATAACAAATCTTTGGCAAAAGAACTTTCCCGTAGGAAACTCAACAATTGGTATTTGAACGAAGAGTATGTAAAAATTATCCATAAGGAAATCATCACAAGCGATATCTATAAGAGCTATATGATGAACGAAAAGAGCAGTTACGAGAATGACAAGAATGTGGTGATTCAACTTTACAAAGAAATTATTGCTCCAAATGAAAAAATCTATGAGTATTTTGAAGATGATAAACTTACCTGGGTCGACGATATCCCCATTGTAAACACCTATTTGGTAAAAAGATTGAGAAAGGCGAATGCATCTTCAAACGAATCTTTCTTTTTGCCCGATCTCCTAAAAGATCAACAAGATATGGATTATGCGATTCAACTACTGACAAAAACCTTGTTGAACGATGCCAAATGGGAAGAAGAAATAGAAGGTAAGACCCCCAACTGGGATAATGACCGTATCGCAGAGATAGATTCCATAATACTAAAAATGGCCATATGTGAGCTACTCAATTTTTCTTCAATACCGGAAAAGGTAACACTGAACGAATATTTGGAGATTGCAAAAGAGTATTCCACCCCAAAGAGCAGCATCTTTATTAATGGGGTTTTGGACAAATTGGCAAAGGAATACAAGAGCAATGGGAAAATGCAAAAAATGGGAAGAGGTTTACAATAA
- a CDS encoding DUF1573 domain-containing protein, whose protein sequence is MKKISRFLGLVLVVSLISVSCKDNATNKIVADNVESATSRDEAQKQLPVMEFEKSEHDFGTIAQGTPQETIFKFTNTGNAPLIITDAKSSCGCTIPEYPKNTPIAPGESGELLVKFNGSGQNQVTKTVTVTANTEKGAELLRIKAFVNPKDAAQAVGPVK, encoded by the coding sequence ATGAAAAAAATATCTAGATTTTTAGGTCTTGTTTTGGTTGTTTCGCTCATAAGTGTTTCGTGCAAGGACAATGCTACAAACAAAATAGTTGCGGACAACGTTGAAAGTGCTACAAGTAGGGATGAAGCCCAAAAACAACTTCCTGTAATGGAGTTCGAAAAATCAGAGCATGATTTTGGTACAATAGCCCAGGGAACTCCACAGGAGACAATATTTAAGTTTACCAATACAGGGAATGCACCTTTGATCATTACCGATGCTAAAAGTAGCTGTGGTTGTACAATTCCTGAATACCCAAAAAACACACCGATCGCACCTGGGGAATCAGGCGAGTTGTTGGTGAAATTCAACGGTTCCGGTCAAAATCAAGTAACAAAAACAGTAACGGTAACCGCCAATACTGAAAAAGGGGCCGAGCTTTTAAGAATAAAAGCTTTTGTTAACCCAAAGGATGCTGCACAGGCAGTTGGACCTGTTAAATAG
- a CDS encoding cupin domain-containing protein, with translation MKLDSKEALKKLSNQNSPFLNLFEHGTLSVEIYKPEKVDLQQPHSRDEVYIIISGTGEFLNDGERTTFKPGDFLFVPAGVVHRFENFTEDFSTWVLFYGPEGGEQNQNDK, from the coding sequence ATGAAATTGGATTCTAAAGAAGCTCTAAAAAAGTTATCAAATCAAAATAGTCCGTTTTTAAACCTATTTGAGCATGGTACGTTGAGCGTAGAAATCTATAAGCCTGAGAAAGTGGATTTACAGCAACCCCATTCACGGGACGAAGTATATATAATTATTTCAGGAACGGGAGAATTTTTAAACGATGGTGAGCGTACCACTTTTAAACCTGGAGACTTTTTGTTTGTGCCGGCAGGGGTGGTGCATCGATTTGAAAACTTTACGGAAGACTTTTCTACTTGGGTTTTATTCTACGGTCCTGAAGGGGGTGAGCAAAATCAAAACGATAAATGA
- a CDS encoding peptidylprolyl isomerase, producing MQDGIYAKFNTTKGEILVKLTHEKTPGTVGNFVALAEGNMENSAKAQGKPYYDGLKFHRVIPDFMIQGGCPQGTGTGDPGYKFDDEFHPELTHEGPGVLSMANAGPGTNGSQFFITHVATPWLDNKHTVFGHVEEGQEVVDAISQEDKIEKLEIIRKGAEAKNWNAIEAFRTFEGAREKRMAEQKAQADTEMEKLAAGFDKTDSGLRYKMIQQGNGTKAEKGKTVSVHYEGSLPNGQVFDSSYSRNQPIDFTLGVGQVIPGWDEGIGLLNVGDKARFVIPSQLAYGSAGAGGVIPPDATLIFDVELMNVK from the coding sequence ATGCAAGACGGAATCTACGCAAAATTCAATACAACAAAAGGAGAAATTCTAGTAAAACTAACCCACGAAAAAACTCCAGGTACGGTAGGCAACTTTGTTGCTTTGGCCGAAGGGAATATGGAAAACAGTGCTAAAGCACAAGGAAAACCATATTACGATGGACTTAAGTTTCATCGTGTAATTCCAGATTTTATGATTCAAGGTGGTTGTCCACAGGGAACGGGAACAGGTGATCCTGGATATAAATTCGATGATGAATTTCATCCTGAACTAACCCATGAGGGACCGGGGGTACTTTCAATGGCCAATGCAGGCCCCGGAACAAATGGCAGCCAATTTTTTATCACACATGTTGCAACACCTTGGTTGGATAATAAGCACACTGTGTTTGGGCATGTTGAAGAAGGTCAAGAAGTGGTTGATGCTATTTCCCAAGAAGATAAAATTGAGAAGCTTGAAATTATTAGAAAAGGAGCAGAGGCAAAGAACTGGAATGCTATTGAGGCTTTTAGAACTTTTGAAGGAGCCAGGGAAAAACGAATGGCAGAACAGAAGGCACAAGCTGATACTGAAATGGAAAAATTGGCTGCAGGCTTTGATAAAACCGATTCTGGTCTTCGTTATAAAATGATCCAGCAAGGTAATGGTACCAAAGCGGAGAAAGGAAAAACTGTTTCTGTGCATTACGAAGGTAGTTTGCCAAATGGGCAAGTATTCGATTCCTCATACAGCAGAAACCAACCTATAGATTTTACTTTAGGCGTAGGTCAAGTAATCCCTGGATGGGATGAAGGCATTGGATTATTAAATGTTGGTGATAAGGCCCGTTTTGTAATTCCATCGCAATTAGCCTATGGAAGTGCGGGTGCAGGAGGAGTTATTCCGCCAGATGCAACTTTGATATTTGATGTGGAGTTGATGAATGTCAAATAA
- a CDS encoding thioredoxin family protein, with product MPRTPSNMLPLGTKAPSFSLMDTVTNKSVSLQELKGDVGTLIMFICNHCPFVIHINPEISRLGKEYQSKGIGFAAISSNDVENYPQDAPHLMKQNAIDQEYTFPYLYDQTQEVAKAYDAACTPDFYLFDADLKLVYRGQLDDSRPGNGLPITGEDLRNAIESLLNGETISEHQKPSIGCNIKWTNSF from the coding sequence ATGCCTCGTACTCCAAGTAACATGTTGCCCCTGGGCACAAAAGCCCCATCTTTTAGTTTGATGGATACCGTAACGAACAAGTCTGTATCACTCCAAGAGCTAAAAGGTGATGTAGGAACGTTGATAATGTTTATTTGCAACCATTGTCCTTTTGTGATTCATATAAATCCAGAAATTTCTAGACTTGGAAAAGAGTATCAATCCAAGGGAATAGGTTTTGCAGCTATCTCCAGCAACGATGTGGAAAATTATCCCCAAGATGCACCACATTTGATGAAACAAAATGCCATTGATCAGGAATACACCTTCCCATACCTATACGACCAAACACAAGAAGTTGCCAAGGCTTACGATGCTGCTTGCACACCAGACTTTTATCTTTTTGATGCTGACCTTAAATTGGTCTACAGGGGGCAATTGGATGATTCAAGGCCTGGAAATGGGCTCCCCATTACCGGAGAGGATTTACGTAATGCTATAGAGTCGCTATTAAATGGGGAAACCATTAGTGAACATCAAAAACCAAGTATTGGCTGCAATATTAAATGGACCAATTCTTTTTAA
- a CDS encoding peroxiredoxin gives MASIRLGDIAPDFTAETSQGELNFYDYLGDGWGILFSHPADFTPVCTTELGTAAKFKDEFEKRNVKMMALSVDGAESHAEWIKDINETQNTIVNFPIIADEDRKVSDMYDMIHPNANDTLTVRSVFIVGPDKKIKLILTYPASTGRNFYELLRVIDSLQLTANHKVATPANWKHGEKVVVSPSISTEEAKEIFSGGVEEVKPYLRLTPDPTT, from the coding sequence ATGGCATCAATCAGATTAGGTGATATTGCTCCGGATTTTACCGCTGAAACTTCACAAGGGGAACTTAATTTTTATGATTATCTAGGAGATGGATGGGGAATCCTTTTTTCCCATCCTGCGGATTTTACTCCTGTCTGTACCACAGAGTTGGGAACGGCCGCAAAATTTAAGGATGAGTTTGAAAAGCGCAACGTAAAAATGATGGCCTTAAGTGTAGATGGTGCCGAATCCCATGCGGAGTGGATAAAGGATATCAACGAAACCCAGAACACTATTGTAAATTTTCCAATTATAGCAGATGAGGACAGAAAAGTATCCGATATGTACGATATGATTCATCCAAATGCCAACGACACACTCACCGTCCGTTCGGTTTTTATTGTAGGACCTGATAAAAAGATAAAATTGATTTTAACGTATCCCGCTTCAACAGGCCGTAATTTTTATGAGTTATTGCGCGTAATCGATTCGCTTCAATTAACCGCAAACCACAAAGTTGCAACACCTGCCAATTGGAAACATGGAGAAAAAGTGGTAGTAAGTCCATCAATTTCAACTGAAGAAGCTAAGGAGATTTTTTCCGGTGGCGTTGAGGAAGTAAAGCCATATCTACGTTTAACACCCGACCCCACTACTTAG
- a CDS encoding YfiT family bacillithiol transferase translates to MEENVLEKLRYPIGKYIIPESITEKQLEEWITILENLPQRLTAMVTSLSDGQLETPYRPGGWTVRQLIHHISDSHHHSYIRFKWALTEDKPIIKPYFEKEWAELFDAKSAPIQMSLDHLKAVHAKLVYLLKGLTKENLQRKFIHPDGNTETTLEENVGRYAWHGSHHSAHIKNLIDKEGW, encoded by the coding sequence ATGGAAGAGAATGTTTTAGAAAAATTACGTTACCCAATTGGAAAGTACATAATTCCTGAATCTATCACCGAAAAGCAATTAGAGGAATGGATAACCATTTTGGAAAATTTGCCCCAAAGATTGACAGCTATGGTAACATCACTTTCCGACGGTCAATTGGAAACACCCTACCGACCAGGTGGGTGGACGGTTAGGCAATTGATACATCATATCTCTGATAGTCATCATCATAGCTACATAAGATTCAAATGGGCCTTAACAGAGGATAAGCCTATCATAAAACCCTATTTTGAAAAAGAATGGGCTGAATTATTCGATGCGAAATCTGCACCTATCCAAATGTCATTAGATCATCTAAAAGCGGTACACGCAAAACTGGTCTATCTTTTGAAAGGATTGACCAAGGAAAATCTACAACGAAAATTTATTCACCCTGATGGTAATACAGAAACAACTTTAGAAGAAAACGTAGGTCGTTACGCATGGCACGGAAGTCATCATTCTGCACATATAAAAAATTTGATTGACAAGGAGGGTTGGTAG
- a CDS encoding cold-shock protein, with protein MSKGTVKFFNDSKGYGFITEEGSNTDHFVHVSGLIDEIREGDAVEFELQQGKKGLNAVNVQVID; from the coding sequence ATGAGTAAAGGAACAGTAAAATTCTTCAATGATTCAAAGGGCTACGGCTTTATTACTGAAGAAGGTTCAAACACAGATCACTTCGTACACGTTTCAGGCTTAATTGACGAAATTAGAGAAGGTGATGCTGTAGAATTCGAACTACAGCAAGGTAAAAAAGGATTGAACGCCGTAAATGTACAAGTTATAGATTAA